In one bacterium genomic region, the following are encoded:
- a CDS encoding DNA gyrase subunit A codes for FDDRLQEPTVLPAKLPNLLVNGSSGIAVGMATNIPPHNLREVVEACIHLVDHPDADVDELTRFVKGPDFPTGGIIHGLDGIREAYRTGRGRIIMRARAMVEEKEGGRQQIVVTEIPFMVNKARMIEQIAELVREKKLTDITAIRDESDRDGIRVVIELRRDAIPQIVLNQLFKHTQMQSTFGVILLALVKGVPQILNLKQLIQHFLDHRHEVVVRRTEHDLREAEEREHILEGLKIAVDAIDEVVELIKTSADTDTASTRLQERFGLSERQAKAILDMRLARLTGLEIEKLEQELEEVRKLIADLRDILASRERRLGIIKDELRELARKYGDERRTEIVRATGDLSVEDLIADEEMVITVSHHGYIKRLPVSAYRRQRRGSRGLQGMETREEDWVEHLFLAQTHDYVMFFTRQGHCYWLKVHEIPQAGRAARGKPIVNLLALRPEEQIAALVPVREFREDRYLIFATRQGTVKKTSLSAYRHVRATGINAINIAEGDELIDVQITNGDDEVILATREGMAIRFHESDVREMGRVATGVRGITLDEGDHVVGMVVVRRDAAPETTLLVVTENGRGKRTPVDEYRLQRRGGKGVINFKTNGKSGKVVAIKEVQKGDELMLITRNGVVNRVRCDEIRVIGRATQGVRIMALDEGDVVVDVARLVSEDEENGGAGTAESALDSEALESGELAPAGGAPSLEDEIGE; via the coding sequence TTCGATGATCGGCTCCAGGAGCCGACGGTGCTGCCGGCCAAGCTGCCCAACCTGCTGGTCAACGGCTCGAGCGGCATCGCCGTCGGCATGGCCACCAACATCCCGCCCCACAACCTGCGCGAGGTCGTCGAGGCCTGCATCCACCTGGTGGACCACCCCGACGCAGACGTCGACGAGCTGACCCGCTTCGTCAAGGGGCCGGACTTCCCGACCGGCGGCATCATCCACGGGCTGGACGGCATCCGGGAGGCGTATCGCACCGGCCGCGGCCGGATCATCATGCGCGCGCGGGCGATGGTCGAGGAGAAGGAGGGCGGCCGGCAGCAGATCGTCGTCACGGAAATCCCCTTCATGGTCAACAAGGCCCGGATGATCGAGCAGATCGCCGAGCTGGTCCGTGAAAAGAAGCTCACCGACATCACGGCCATCCGGGATGAGTCGGACCGTGACGGCATCCGTGTGGTGATCGAGCTGCGGCGTGACGCCATCCCGCAGATCGTGCTGAACCAGTTGTTCAAGCACACCCAGATGCAGTCCACGTTCGGGGTCATTCTGCTGGCGCTCGTCAAGGGCGTTCCGCAGATCCTGAACCTGAAGCAGCTCATCCAGCACTTCCTCGACCATCGGCACGAGGTCGTGGTCCGGCGGACCGAGCACGACCTGCGGGAGGCCGAAGAGCGCGAGCACATCCTCGAAGGCCTGAAGATCGCCGTGGACGCGATCGACGAGGTCGTCGAGCTGATCAAGACCTCGGCGGATACGGACACGGCGAGCACGCGGCTCCAGGAGCGGTTCGGGCTGTCCGAGCGGCAGGCCAAGGCGATCCTCGACATGCGGCTCGCCCGCCTGACCGGCCTCGAGATCGAGAAGCTGGAGCAGGAGCTGGAGGAAGTCCGCAAGCTGATCGCCGACCTCCGGGACATCCTGGCCAGCCGCGAGCGGCGGCTCGGCATCATCAAGGACGAGCTGCGCGAGCTGGCGCGGAAGTACGGCGACGAACGCCGCACCGAGATCGTGCGCGCCACGGGCGACCTCTCCGTCGAGGACCTGATCGCCGACGAGGAGATGGTGATCACGGTCTCTCACCACGGCTACATCAAGCGCCTGCCGGTCAGCGCGTACCGGCGCCAGCGGCGGGGCAGCCGCGGGCTCCAGGGGATGGAGACGCGCGAGGAGGACTGGGTCGAGCACCTCTTCCTGGCGCAGACGCACGACTACGTCATGTTCTTCACGCGCCAGGGCCACTGCTACTGGCTCAAGGTGCACGAGATCCCGCAGGCGGGCCGGGCGGCGCGCGGCAAGCCGATCGTCAACCTGCTCGCACTGCGGCCGGAGGAGCAGATCGCGGCGCTCGTGCCCGTGCGCGAGTTCCGCGAGGATCGTTACCTGATCTTCGCCACTCGCCAGGGAACGGTGAAGAAGACGTCGCTCAGCGCCTACCGGCACGTGCGCGCCACCGGGATCAACGCGATCAACATCGCCGAGGGCGATGAGCTGATCGACGTCCAGATCACCAACGGCGATGACGAGGTGATCCTGGCCACGCGCGAGGGGATGGCGATCCGGTTCCACGAGTCGGACGTGCGCGAGATGGGCCGCGTGGCCACAGGCGTGCGGGGCATCACACTCGATGAGGGAGACCACGTCGTCGGGATGGTCGTCGTGCGCAGGGATGCTGCGCCGGAGACCACGCTGCTGGTGGTGACCGAGAACGGCCGCGGCAAGCGGACGCCCGTGGACGAGTACCGCCTCCAGCGTCGCGGGGGCAAGGGCGTGATCAACTTCAAGACCAACGGCAAGTCCGGCAAGGTCGTGGCCATCAAGGAGGTCCAGAAGGGCGACGAGCTGATGCTGATCACGCGCAACGGCGTGGTGAACCGCGTCCGCTGCGACGAGATCCGCGTCATCGGCCGCGCCACGCAGGGCGTCCGCATCATGGCCCTGGACGAGGGCGATGTCGTCGTCGACGTCGCGCGCCTCGTGTCCGAGGACGAGGAGAACGGCGGCGCGGGCACGGCGGAGTCGGCCCTGGACAGCGAGGCCCTGGAATCCGGGGAGCTGGCGCCCGCCGGCGGAGCGCCCTCGCTCGAGGACGAGATCGGCGAGTGA